The DNA window CTGGTTGGTAGCCTACAATCCTGCAACAGTGGCTGTGCAATCAACTTGATCCTCTTGATCAAGGACTCAGCTAGGCCATTTTGAGTGTGGACATGTGGTACTGAATATTCTACCTTAATGCCCATGGCtaaacaataatcatcaaaagcCTTCGACCTGAACTCACCAGCATTATCCATTCGAATGGATTGTACGCGGCTATCAGGGAAGCTAGCTTTTAGCCTGATGATTTGGGAAATTAGCTTTGAAAAAGCATGGTTCCTTGTGGACAATAGATCCACATGGCTCCACCTGGTAGAAGCATCAATCAGTACCATGAAATATCTAAACGGGCCCGACAAGGGCTGGATAGGTCCATATATGTCACCCTGTATCCTTGCCAGGAAAACAGGTGACTCATTCCTAATCTTCAGGAGGGATGGCCTAGTGATCAACTTCCCTTTTGCACAAGCAGGGCAAATAAAATCTTCAGGATTAGGGAAGTCATTAGTTTCAACATTGTGGCCAGCAGAATTGTTGATGATTCTCCTCATCATACCAAACCCAGGATGACCCAGCCTATCATGCCAAACTCTAAATGACTCTGGGTTTCTAAATATGGTTTTCATCGCAACATATTCCTCAGTGGGTTTTATGTACGTGTAGTACAAACCCGATGGCGATGAAGGGAGCCTTTTCACCACTTGGTTTTGATATCCATCTATTTTTATTATGAGCAGATATTCAGCATCTTGCTCAATCTCGGTTTCTATATGGAAACCGTTTGCACGGATATCTTTAAAGCTTAAGAGGGTACGCTTTCAATCAGGATACAATAGAGCATCCTTTACAAAGATATGGGTACCCATAGGGAGAACAAGAGTAGCACTTCTAGGGCCTACTATATGAGCATTGCTTCCGGCAATGGTCATAATATTTCCAGTTTTCTTAGTTAAGGTGTGGAAATATCTAGTTTCCCTTAAGATTGTGTTAGTGGTGGCACTATCTACTAGACATATATCCTCTTATGCCATGGGATTCCCACAAAGTCTGTTTATAGAACATAAACATAAATGAAATTAAACATGGAGTAAGTTGATTCTATTAAGGGAAACATTACAAGGACTTTAGGCCCAGTAAAAGACTAAGCATGCTCTTCAGAAGTATTATTCATGACCAAAGTTCTACATGTGCTACTCATGCAGAACACTGCATATGACTGACATATAGGAGATTACTTCAGGTCTCCAAATATGTCATCATCTTTTTCAAGAAGGTTGTCCCAATCATCGTCCATACGGACGTCCCCACCATCCTCAACATTGATAAGCATGTCATCATGCTTTTCAATCTGAGCTTCAGGCTCAATGGTGAAGTGGGACTCATGTTGGCTCTTTTTCTCATTCATGCTTTGTTGGTAGAGCTCAACTAGGTGCTTGGGGACACGGCAGTTACGAGACCAATGCCCTCTGCCTCCACATCTATAGCAGTTATCATGCTTTACCCTAGATGATTCACCTGTAACCTTCTTGAGTTCGCCTTTACCTCTGGGTTTACCCTTGCTCTTGCCCTTGAATATGATACTTCCCTTacctttccctttcttctcacCATGGCCTCTTTTATGGCCACGCGAGTTTCCAACAACATTGGCATGTGCTTCAGGCACTGCCATAGACCCAGTGGGTCAAGCAGAATGATTCTTTAGAAGAACCTCATTCTGCCTTTCTGCAACTAACAGGACTAAGATAAGATCAGAGGACTTCGGGTACTTTGAGTTCCTGTATTGCTGTTGCAGCACTATATTGTTGGAATGAAAGGTAGATAAGGTTTTCTTGATCATCTCAGCATCAGTGATCTTCAGGCCACATAAACGCAACTGAGAAATGATCCTATGGAGAGCAGAGTTATACGCCGCCACAGACTTGTAGTCTTGGAAGCGTAGGGTGATCCAGTCATGTTGTGCCTGTGGGAGCACAATTGACCCTTGCTGGTCAAAGCGATCCTTCAGGGATTGCCATAATACCAGTGGATCTTTCTCGGTCATATATTCAGACTTCAGGTCTGGATGGAGATGGTGGAGCAAGAAATGCAATGCCTTTGCTTTCTCGGCCTTCGTAGACTCCACCGTGCCAACTTCGGGCAGCACAATAGTATGATCGAGACCCATGTAGTCGAGTTTAATCTCAACGTCCAATGCCCAAGTGAGGTAGTTACTACCATCCAAGGCAAGCTCGACGAATTCCTTCTTTGCTATGTCCGACATGTTCTTTTTACCTTTTTAGCTCGGTAGAGTCTCATGCTGATAACATGTTGAGAAACCAGTCGATTCTACTGATCAGCACACAAGCAAACCAAACACAGAGTTATGGAACATATAAAGAATGAGCGAGTGGAAGCTTTATTTATTCTAGATTTGAGTACAAGCTACAAGAGGAGAAGCAGGAGACCGAAGATCGGTTGTCCTCGCCTTGGACCTTCTGGGCCCTATTTATAGGCGGAGGAGGGTAGAGGCTTGCATCGTAAGCCTTGAACCTTCTGGCTTGCATCGTAAGCCGGCTTACATCATAAGCTGGCTTCTCCTGTAAGCTGGCTTCCTCTGTAAGCTGGCTTGCGCCTTAAGCTGACTTCCTCTATAAGCTGGCTTCTGGCGTAAGCTTTCTTCTGTAGTAAGCTTCCCACTCATAATTTAATTCATCCACAAGAAGATAGGTTTCATAACAGACAATAAGTTTTTTAGCTGGGTTTATTAAAACACTCCTCTATTCTTCGTTGGATGCCACCTTTTGAACTTAACAATATTTAGTTTTGTAGTACTCATTAATTTTCTCCTCTCATCGTTCCTTCATCACGTGCACAGATGCGCTATTATTTTTTCCCTACTTTTTGGCTTTTGGACTAAGTAAATTGAAACCACTCAATCTCATACATACGTTCCATATCTCTTGGTGTAAGTTGTAGAAATTTGAAGTTAAACCTTTTATATAACCACTCATGATAGCATAAcctatattgaaaaaaaaacaattgtttGCATGTGGTTTCAAATAAATCGGATTTATGGTGGAGCTAAACTGTGCGCTAGCTAGCGAACCACTGAACATGCCCCTCCTGAGTTTTCCATTTTTCTAGTGTCTCCGCAGGTACCCAGCCACCTATATACCtcaaaaagtaacaaatttattcTACGGGTTTTCCGTTTGTCATGCGCTGCCCTATGCTCCCAACTTAAAAAgtgataaatttatttgtaTGAGTGCCTCACACATGAAtctgctttttttttgggaattgCTATATTACTGTGGATAGTGAAAAGGAGAGTAAACTTTCAGTTTTTTAGCCGTTGAATGTGCATTAAGATTCGTGGTAGAGGAGATTTTTTTCTTCCGTGTGCACATGAGGTGGGAATCGAACTCCTTTCACTTATATAGACAAGTTACGTAGAAGTTTGTAGTTATAATGTAGTTACTCTATAATTATGTTAATGaatgtaaacatatatatctatctagattcatcaacatgaatataaatgtgtgaaatgttagaatgacttacattgtgaaacggaggaagtacatttgAAGGATTTTGTGTGATTTTCTGTCGATAGTAATATATGTAGTACCTTGTTTTTTGGTTTGGCCGCTAGCATTGCTGGAAGGCCATAAAAGAGATACTGCAAGCTTACAACGGAGCTTATAACGCTAGTAATTTTTCACCAACTCTTTGTTAATACTGTTTAGATTTCATAAAGATGAGTAAAAGAGATTAccaccttcctctcgatatatATAGTCTATGTTCTGCTAATATGGTGCCGTGTAGTACGTTGTTGGAAATATAAactgatgacgctctctctcgtggcccgatcttctggtgaggggataactctcgctttgatcgagtgcgacgtttgcgacgtggctaccaaccagaacaagtccaggacgcatgcaatcgctacaccataAACGATGTCATACCAACCGTGAcacgcggttgatgatccctgcaatgcaaacgagagaacactgcaagaaaaagataagatgcaatctaaatattgcgaataggtaattaagcacaaaggaatagttgcgattgaagtggtagatctaatcgatcCGGCAAAtgaacacaccaactattggggccTCTGAATCAATAGTCGTCGACTAATCGAGCAAGGACTAGACACAAAGTGAATgtcacttggcaaaattcaactaaacaaaacccaattgtttttcaggatgtacaaagctatttatagaggaaaacaaagctagggttaagtgctaattcgtggaggtggagggagacacttccgagatggaccttgtctattacaaggcccaaggcccaagttcggtttcagcaataacactgtcttgttttggcgattcctgttgactcgagatgaataTGGACATGAGACCGGATACGTTTGAAAGGTAGTGAGATAAGATTTCCAcaaagtccaagatcacccaaatcggagttggcatgaaggtgctaggtccgtttgaagtcagtgctggCTCCGGAGGCCGAACTAGACTTGAACTTGGAATTATCATTGGAACGTGTGAAGTTATGAGCGTATCCGACGAAGTGATGTCCACAtcacatatatatttaatttatattcaattaataaatcataacaataattatataaacTAGCATAACCATATCTCGCGATCTAGGTACGTAGATGAGACAACAACACATGAATAGATCgaatattaaaaaaagggaCGAAACGTACCGACGGTTCTATTCTGGTTCCACTGTGGAAGATGATCGGCTTGCTGATGAGCAACACATAAcgcaagaacaactcatggtaTAATTCTTGCATCCATAGTAATTCTCCAAGACAAGTGGAAGTACATTGCTTGTAACTAATATACATAATGTTAGTTCTCTCTTTATTTGTTGAGGTAATTGATGATCGAAATTAGTACTTAACGACCATCAACAACTCCTCCAAGCTAAACGTTAGCTAAACCTTGAGTAAAGATAAAGCCTGGGTTATTATGGGGGACATAGTACCCGGGTACCTAAGAAGAGGCTTTTGGGCCGCGAGGGATGGGTCAAGTGTTGGTggctgttaaatgccgattctataccgtCAACATATGCATAaagtttagataataaaacatccaacatagtgataggtgcttaatctcacatattccacaagtgttggtgtatagtTGTATGCAAATGATAAACTCTGAAGTTGGGAGGCAAATCAGACTAAACTAAAGAAAAtcatgtatccatacaaggtggggttgtgaacttcatcggAACATCAGtaaatcaacccaaaactccgagaaataGATGGAGGAAGATCCAGGGAGTCTACCgaccgaaggccaggccagATGGGCCGAACCACCACTtccaccgttggatgtggggtttggcgTAGACGTCCCAGATGCATCCCTGATGACGGTTagagggcacttcggacatttcccttcaccaaccgtcatacctacctctatataaagacTTCACTTCCTCACTTCatacacacacttccaagcttgagctgaattataagaggctctattgaactatattgtatactagaataggaagagagtagagtagaaggagtcggaagaattccggagttgtcggtaatcttctcctatttcttttattttgtttattactctgaattcaatataatattcttcttgagtaatttagatttatcttgtgagaattatctcttggttagttcctagatagcatacgggattattgttgactataatcaactaaaatatagtgattgctttggtgagttataaacactaaagtagatatgaattgcttagacgtggtgtttaggtagtAATTATctagtaattgctgcgtatcccacagtatgttgaggtgggtgtagaggtggttacagccctcaagatcactgaagtcctccctgtccgggtacgtagtagagcgacatttgggaacagcgggttgccagtgcgtaaagtattgcgttaggattaaaattaagctttccctagtcactgtttctcactagtgaatcctctctatcctggcctatcatatgcttggtgtccttggatgaaccggaggaagctctgatcacacacgttcccttggattcgataccattggaatactccgtaggggaggTGCtgcatcggtatatccgtgcgcttgcggattttatctgtaaccgtatcaaataccaacaagcatttctggcgccgctGCCGGGGAACGGTTTGCTTATCATTTCCGAACCCAGTTCATCCTCgtatcatttttcattttttttattctaccttCTCCCCTACTATCTTAGAGAAGTATTCCTGTCAACTTTTCTCGACCATGAAGCAACCTCTGTTTGTGCTGTCTGCTCCTCGGGGCGAATTctatgagccacctccttcatcggagcccatttatacaactggctatgaaattcgtcCCGAACTAATTAGTATGgttagggaaaatcctttttctggctttgatctagaaaatccctaccatcatctgcgagactttgaacaagtctgctcatgccttaagattcgtggcatgagacaagaaactgtgcggtggaaattgtttccgttctctcttcaagagagagcaaagcaatggtacacctctacCGTTGGATGTGTAAACGGTAGCTGGGAAAAGCTACGAGACAGATTCTGTCTTGCCTTCTTCCCAGTTACCCGTATTACTGCCCTTCGAGTAGAAATTCTCAATTTCAAGCAGATCGAAAACGAATCAATCGGTGCAGCTTGgtctagattcactaatttagtgcagTCCGGACCAACCCTGTCCTTACCCGAGTATGTGCTTCTCCAACATTTCCATACAGGTTTggataaggagtctgcattctatctggacataaccGCTAGAGGATCGTTCATACATAAAACACCGTCAGAAGGAAAAACGATTTTGGATCGCATCCTAGAAAACACTTCCTTCATGACGCAGTCCAATTAACCCCAACCGGAGGCATCCGTGTCCAAGATAGAGGAACCTCTAACGATCGAGCCACTTGCTGAGCCATCTACTTCTGCTAGCTCGATTGATGAGAAGATTCCTGAGCAGCCATCCgtcgagaatgaagaaattcagactccAGATTGTGCCGCAATAATGTTCAGGGAAGGTTTTGACAAAGACTACGGTAATATCCTGAACTACTTTAGCAAGAGGAAACCACCCATTCCTTTGTCACCTCCCGATCCTATGGAACTTGGGTTCCTGCGTGAAACCGTCCGGGAGCTGACATCCATAATGAGCGACGAATAGCTAAGGGAGGCAGAGCTTTCTTCcgaagtaattcggataaataccgctccctgaatcattccttgccatctggaAGGGAACGATGTCGGTATTATCTACAGTCCAACTGTCGAGGCCAATCACGTCTCTGAGTCTTTTGCATTCGCTTATTTGAGTGATAAGGCAGTGACCCCgacaaacaaattcttcaagcatcCGAACACTGGGCTAATCGGGCTGCCCATTGAGCAACTTCTCATCAACACACCCCGATTATGTAGCCCCAAAATAACACTGGGAGAGAATGAATTCTCTATTCCATTCTCGCGGGCAAGGATCACCTTGACCGATCCTCTCCAAGAAATTGAGTCAGTGGAAGAGGTTACCGCAGTTCCTCCTCATGAGTCTCCCGAGGCCCTTCTAGAAGATGAGGTCCCcgacttcatcaaggaagaagcagATCCCGGTGAGACTCTCGACCTGCCAATCATGGAACCACCACCTCGACCCCGCTCGAGCTTAAACCATTACCTCCAGGCCTACGATATGACTTCCTACACAATGACAGAGAAGCCCCTGTCATAATCAGTGACAAGCTTTCTGAAGATGAGACTCAACGTCTTCTCACCGTGTTAGAGAAGCATCGTTCTGTTCTTGGCTACTCGCTTCAGGACCTTAGGGGGATTAATCCCGCGCTGTGCACCCATCGTATTCCTATTGATCCCGAGAGTACTCCCTCTAGGGAACCTCAATGACGGCTCAATAATGCAATGCGAGAGGTCGTaaagaaagaggtcttgaaactCCTGCATGCCGGGATTATCTATCCCGTACCATACAGTGAGTGGGTTAGCCCAGTCCAGGTTGTGCCGAAAAAGGGAGGAATGACGGTCGTGTATCGATGGAGGATGTGTATCGATTACAGAAAACTCAACAAGGCTAcaaaaaaggatcatttcccgctacccttcattgatgaaatgttggaacggctggcaaatcattccttcttctgtttccttgatgggtattcTGGATATCATCAAATTCCTATCCATCCGGAGGACCAGAGTAAGACTACGTTCACATGTCCATATGGCACCTATGCGTATCGTAGGATGTCCTTTGGACTGTGCAACACTCCTGCATCTTTCCAAAGGTGTATAATGTCTATTTTCTCGGACATGATCGAGGAtatcatggaagtcttcatggacGACTTCTCGGTCTATGGAAAGACTTTGGGTCATTGTCTGCAGAATCTAGACAAAGTCTTACACCGATGCCAAGAAAAGGACCTAGTGCTTAACTGGGAAAAGTGCCATTTCATGGTCCGTGAAGGGATAGTTCTTGGGCATCGAGTGTCCGAACGAGGAGTCGAAGTTGATCGTGCCAAAATTGATGTGATAGATCAGCTTCCTCCACCCGTGAACATCAAAGGAATCCGCAACTTCTTTGGTCACGccggcttttatagaaggttcatcaagGACTTCTCTACAATTACCAGACCCCTGACCAATTTGCTAGCCAAAGATGCGCCCTTTGAGTTCGATGACGTGTGCctaaaatcttttgaaattctCAAAAAGGCACTCATTTCTGCTCCAATCATTCAACCTCCTGATTGGACTCTGCCCTTTGAGATTATGTGTGATGCAAGTGACTTCGCTGTTGGTGCGGTCTTGGGCCAAACCAAG is part of the Oryza glaberrima chromosome 4, OglaRS2, whole genome shotgun sequence genome and encodes:
- the LOC127770741 gene encoding uncharacterized protein LOC127770741; this encodes MSDIAKKEFVELALDGSNYLTWALDVEIKLDYMGLDHTIVLPEVGTVESTKAEKAKALHFLLHHLHPDLKSEYMTEKDPLVLWQSLKDRFDQQGSIVLPQAQHDWITLRFQDYKSVAAYNSALHRIISQLRLCGLKITDAEMIKKTLSTFHSNNIVLQQQYRNSKYPKSSDLILVLLVAERQNEVLLKNHSA